One genomic segment of Actinoplanes ianthinogenes includes these proteins:
- a CDS encoding NADH-quinone oxidoreductase subunit NuoF family protein yields the protein MSTAQVPPVTSIGIPRITAGYDEYGRLDLQAHQEVHGGFAALSSGELIGLADRIELRGRGGAGFPFARKVRAVIDSCKRQDLPPVIVVNATEGEPPSWKDKAILTRSPHLILDGAALAAAALDAEEIVIGVADDGIGQNSLMAALAERKMPCPARIVTVPHRFISGEGGALVRGINGEAHIPPGRKVRSSDNGVMGLPTLLSNAETYSQLAIAARLGPWEYNSVGIPEEPGTVMLTVGGSATNPAVVEAPSGTPLMDVLNMCGADIGPGLLVGGYHGKWISAEQAETVTISRKGFAKVGGTLGAGMLIPIGSKTCALGEVAQVVQYLAGESAGQCGPCRLGLPDLARAVTLVSLGGSALEQVRQAAGLVKGRGACSHPDGTSRFALSALEVFHKDVEAHANGEGCGKQTRGILPLPYTAEKGARKLALDWSRCDGHGLCSAVAPEIIRLDHNGFPAFPQTPLPPWLEDGARKAVNVCPALALRLIDPATASH from the coding sequence TTGAGCACGGCACAGGTTCCCCCGGTCACTTCGATCGGCATCCCGCGGATCACCGCGGGCTACGACGAGTACGGCCGCCTCGACCTCCAGGCGCACCAGGAGGTGCACGGCGGGTTCGCGGCCCTCTCGTCCGGTGAGCTGATCGGTCTCGCCGACCGCATCGAGCTGCGCGGACGCGGCGGCGCCGGTTTCCCGTTCGCCCGCAAGGTGCGCGCGGTGATCGACTCCTGCAAGCGTCAGGACCTGCCCCCGGTGATCGTGGTGAACGCCACCGAGGGTGAGCCGCCGTCCTGGAAGGACAAGGCGATCCTGACCCGCAGCCCGCACCTGATCCTGGACGGCGCGGCCCTGGCCGCCGCCGCCCTGGACGCCGAGGAGATCGTCATCGGCGTGGCCGACGACGGCATCGGGCAGAACTCGCTGATGGCGGCGCTCGCCGAGCGGAAGATGCCGTGCCCGGCCCGGATCGTCACGGTCCCGCACCGGTTCATCTCCGGCGAGGGCGGCGCGCTGGTCCGCGGCATCAACGGTGAGGCGCACATCCCGCCCGGCCGCAAGGTGCGCTCCAGCGACAACGGCGTGATGGGGCTGCCCACCCTGCTCTCCAACGCCGAGACGTACTCGCAGCTGGCGATCGCGGCCCGGCTGGGCCCGTGGGAGTACAACTCGGTCGGCATCCCGGAGGAGCCGGGCACGGTCATGCTCACCGTCGGCGGCTCGGCCACCAACCCGGCCGTGGTCGAGGCGCCCAGCGGCACGCCGCTGATGGACGTGCTCAACATGTGCGGCGCGGACATCGGCCCGGGCCTGCTGGTCGGCGGATACCACGGCAAGTGGATCAGCGCCGAGCAGGCCGAGACGGTGACCATCTCCCGCAAGGGCTTCGCCAAGGTCGGCGGCACCCTCGGCGCCGGCATGCTGATCCCGATCGGCTCCAAGACCTGCGCGCTCGGCGAGGTCGCCCAGGTCGTGCAGTACCTGGCCGGCGAGTCGGCCGGTCAGTGCGGCCCGTGCCGGCTCGGCCTGCCCGACCTGGCCCGGGCGGTCACCCTGGTGTCGCTCGGCGGTTCCGCCCTGGAGCAGGTGCGGCAGGCGGCCGGCCTGGTCAAGGGCCGGGGCGCGTGCAGCCACCCGGACGGCACGTCGCGGTTCGCGCTCTCCGCGCTCGAGGTGTTCCACAAGGACGTCGAGGCGCACGCGAACGGGGAGGGCTGCGGGAAGCAGACGCGGGGCATCCTGCCGCTGCCGTACACCGCCGAGAAGGGCGCCCGGAAGCTGGCCCTGGACTGGTCGCGGTGTGACGGGCACGGGCTCTGCTCGGCGGTGGCCCCGGAGATCATCCGGTTGGACCACAACGGCTTCCCGGCGTTCCCGCAGACGCCGCTGCCGCCGTGGCTGGAGGACGGCGCCCGCAAGGCGGTCAACGTCTGCCCGGCGCTGGCGCTGCGCCTGATCGACCCGGCGACGGCGAGTCACTGA
- a CDS encoding DJ-1/PfpI family protein has product MAKILLLTGDAAEDLEVMYPYQRLLEEGYQVDIAAPAAKKLQFVVHDFVDGFDTYTEKPGHTWPADKSFAEVDPAGYAALVLPGGRAPEYIRTDLDCLRIVRHFFEADKPVAALCHGPLVLAAAGVLDGRTSSAYPACAPDVRAAGGTWIDSAAHVDGVVVTGRAWPDHPYWMREFLTVLRAKAPVS; this is encoded by the coding sequence ATGGCCAAGATCCTGCTCCTGACCGGTGACGCGGCCGAGGACCTGGAGGTGATGTATCCCTACCAGCGGCTGCTGGAGGAGGGCTACCAGGTCGACATCGCCGCGCCGGCCGCCAAGAAACTCCAGTTCGTGGTGCACGACTTCGTGGACGGCTTCGACACCTACACCGAGAAACCCGGGCACACCTGGCCGGCCGACAAGAGCTTCGCCGAGGTCGACCCGGCGGGATACGCGGCGCTGGTGCTGCCCGGCGGCCGCGCCCCGGAGTACATCCGCACCGACCTGGACTGCCTGCGGATCGTCCGGCACTTCTTCGAGGCCGACAAGCCGGTGGCCGCGCTCTGCCACGGCCCGCTCGTGCTGGCCGCGGCCGGCGTGCTCGACGGGCGGACCTCCAGTGCCTACCCGGCGTGCGCCCCGGACGTCCGGGCGGCCGGCGGGACCTGGATCGACAGCGCCGCCCACGTGGACGGCGTGGTGGTGACCGGGCGCGCCTGGCCCGACCACCCGTACTGGATGCGTGAGTTCCTCACCGTGCTGCGCGCCAAGGCGCCGGTCAGCTGA
- a CDS encoding DUF3455 domain-containing protein encodes MTRTVKIASAVGALALTSVAVPAGVSFAGTDRPVSRSSGSSPASTQEESFLGGEPLVPETLQPPAGNAVHAVLKARGVQIYECRRGMWQPLEPAASLTGVTMSPVKKVTAVHFRGPAWVSDQDGSMVEGTDPVSEPAADGSVPQMLFKAGGNRGGGLFGPVTWIQRLDTQGGAAPKGSCGGDQPVAVPYRAVYRFFTKK; translated from the coding sequence GTGACCCGTACCGTCAAGATCGCGAGCGCCGTCGGCGCCCTCGCCCTGACCTCCGTCGCCGTGCCCGCCGGCGTGTCCTTCGCCGGCACCGACCGGCCGGTCTCCCGGTCGTCCGGCAGTTCGCCGGCCAGCACGCAGGAGGAGAGTTTCCTGGGCGGCGAACCGCTGGTTCCGGAGACGCTGCAACCACCGGCCGGCAACGCGGTGCACGCCGTGCTCAAGGCGCGCGGTGTGCAGATCTACGAGTGCCGGCGCGGCATGTGGCAGCCGCTGGAGCCGGCCGCGTCGCTGACCGGGGTGACCATGAGCCCGGTCAAGAAGGTGACCGCGGTGCACTTCCGCGGCCCGGCCTGGGTCTCCGACCAGGACGGCTCGATGGTGGAGGGCACCGACCCGGTCAGCGAGCCGGCCGCGGACGGCAGCGTCCCGCAGATGCTGTTCAAGGCCGGTGGCAATCGCGGCGGCGGCCTGTTCGGCCCGGTCACCTGGATCCAGCGACTGGACACGCAGGGCGGCGCCGCCCCGAAGGGGTCGTGCGGCGGCGACCAACCGGTCGCGGTGCCCTATCGCGCCGTCTACCGTTTTTTCACGAAAAAGTAG
- a CDS encoding PP2C family protein-serine/threonine phosphatase, which translates to MIGAEVAWRLGDRVVTGAGGSVVGQRYDRNYDVWHLDPQRPLAIVADGMGAGEGSAAAGRIAVETFATGITGPDPAALRAAVQEAHFRVREKARTLRELTGCTLTALAGVTDTSAGDAPAAGAAATGGGAAVAGDASAVGAAAIGGGAAVAGDASAVGAAATGGGAAAAGASAGAAVQIVQVGDSRAYRLRGGLLELLTVDHTVAWLGLIHGWYAATDPRAEADGYRLTRYMGHPEQPDPDVLDVPLHPGDRLLLCTDGVAGQVPYQDLSRLLAAGPPAVAVRSLLDATLRAGGQDNATAIVLAVT; encoded by the coding sequence ATGATCGGCGCCGAGGTGGCGTGGCGGCTCGGCGACCGGGTGGTGACCGGTGCGGGCGGGAGCGTGGTCGGGCAGCGCTACGACCGCAACTACGACGTGTGGCACCTCGACCCGCAGCGGCCGCTGGCGATCGTCGCGGACGGGATGGGGGCGGGGGAGGGGAGCGCGGCCGCGGGCCGGATCGCGGTCGAGACCTTCGCGACCGGCATCACCGGCCCGGACCCGGCCGCGCTGCGGGCCGCTGTTCAGGAGGCCCATTTTCGCGTACGTGAGAAGGCCCGCACCCTGCGTGAATTGACGGGCTGCACCCTCACCGCCCTGGCGGGAGTCACCGACACGTCGGCCGGTGACGCTCCAGCGGCGGGCGCTGCTGCAACCGGCGGCGGTGCCGCAGTGGCCGGTGATGCTTCAGCGGTGGGCGCTGCCGCAATCGGCGGCGGTGCCGCAGTGGCCGGTGATGCTTCAGCGGTGGGCGCTGCTGCAACCGGCGGCGGTGCCGCAGCGGCCGGTGCGAGCGCCGGGGCCGCGGTGCAGATCGTGCAGGTCGGGGACTCCCGGGCCTACCGCCTGCGCGGCGGGCTGCTGGAACTGCTCACCGTCGATCACACGGTGGCCTGGCTCGGGCTCATTCACGGCTGGTATGCCGCGACCGATCCCCGCGCCGAGGCCGACGGTTACCGGCTCACCCGTTACATGGGCCACCCCGAGCAGCCGGACCCGGACGTCCTCGACGTTCCCCTGCACCCCGGGGACCGCCTGCTCCTCTGCACCGACGGGGTGGCCGGCCAGGTGCCCTACCAGGACCTCTCCCGCCTGCTGGCCGCCGGTCCACCCGCGGTCGCTGTCCGTTCTCTCCTCGACGCCACCCTGCGAGCCGGCGGCCAGGACAACGCCACCGCCATCGTCCTCGCCGTCACCTGA
- a CDS encoding PspC domain-containing protein, protein MNAVHDTMARQGLVRPRDGRMLGGVCAGLGRRFGLDPWIARALFVLILFLIPGSQILIYPVLWILMPSEQTSYEPTVPPATW, encoded by the coding sequence ATGAACGCCGTGCACGACACGATGGCCCGCCAGGGGCTGGTCCGCCCGCGTGACGGCCGCATGCTCGGTGGCGTCTGCGCCGGCCTGGGCCGCCGTTTCGGGCTCGACCCGTGGATCGCCCGCGCGCTGTTCGTCCTGATCCTCTTCCTGATCCCGGGCAGCCAGATCCTGATCTACCCGGTGCTCTGGATCCTGATGCCGTCCGAGCAGACCTCCTACGAGCCGACGGTCCCGCCGGCCACCTGGTGA
- a CDS encoding Tex family protein, producing MTAYLCGATRQGPAASVTIVGVTTAIHQRIASELGVREGQVSAAVELLDGGATVPFIARYRKEVTGTLDDAQLRTLEERLGYLRELEERRAAVLESIRAQGKLDDALEQQILEADTKARLEDIYLPYKPKRRTKAQIAREAGLEPLADGLLNDPTVDPKAAAAAFVDADKGVADPQAALDGARAILIERFAEDADLIGDLREQMWTRGRLVAKVRDGKQTDGAKFSDYFDFAEPYTKLPSHRILAMLRGEKEDVLDLTMEPHPEEDEGYFEGRIAGRNGISDQGRPGDKWLVDTVRWAWRTRILIHLGADLRVRLREAAEDEAVRVFAANLRDLLLAAPAGTRATMGLDPGFRTGVKVAVVDATGKVVATDTIYPHVPQNKWDESIHRLAALASKHQVDLIAIGNGTASRETDKLATELIKRHPEAKLTKVVVSEAGASVYSASAYASQELPGLDVSLRGAVSIARRLQDPLAELVKIDPKSIGVGQYQHDLSEVKLARSLDAVVEDCVNGVGVDINTASAPLLTRVSGITAGLAENIVLHRDQHGPFKNRNEIKKVARLGPKAFEQCAGFLRISGGEDPLDFSSVHPESYPLVRTIAADAGADVKTLIGNSPLLKAIRPEKFVTDTVGLPTITDILKELEKPGRDPRPAFTTATFAEGVEKISDLQPGMILEGQVTNVAAFGAFVDIGVHQDGLVHVSALSEKFVQDPREVVKSGDVVKVRVLEVDPVRKRISLTMRLSDEPNRGRQPREDRGQGGQGGPRGGQGGQGGQQRGGQGGQGGQRGGQGGQRGQGGQRSGQPRQGGGQGGQRGGGNSFGNSAMADALRRAGLTKD from the coding sequence ATGACGGCGTATCTCTGCGGGGCGACGCGACAAGGCCCGGCCGCCTCGGTAACAATCGTCGGCGTGACGACAGCGATCCATCAACGCATTGCCTCCGAGTTGGGGGTACGGGAAGGCCAGGTGTCGGCGGCCGTCGAGCTGCTCGACGGCGGGGCGACCGTGCCGTTCATCGCCCGCTATCGCAAGGAGGTGACCGGCACCCTCGACGACGCGCAGCTGCGCACCCTGGAGGAGCGCCTGGGCTACCTGCGGGAGCTGGAGGAGCGGCGGGCCGCGGTGCTGGAGTCGATCCGCGCCCAGGGCAAGCTGGACGACGCGCTGGAGCAGCAGATCCTCGAGGCCGACACCAAGGCCCGGCTGGAGGACATCTACCTTCCGTACAAGCCGAAACGCCGGACGAAGGCGCAGATCGCCCGCGAGGCCGGTCTGGAGCCGCTCGCCGACGGCCTGCTGAACGACCCGACCGTGGACCCGAAGGCAGCGGCCGCCGCCTTCGTCGACGCGGACAAGGGCGTCGCCGACCCGCAGGCCGCGCTGGACGGCGCCCGGGCGATCCTGATCGAGCGGTTCGCCGAGGACGCCGACCTGATCGGTGACCTGCGCGAGCAGATGTGGACGCGGGGCCGGCTGGTCGCCAAGGTGCGCGACGGCAAGCAGACCGACGGGGCGAAGTTCTCCGACTACTTCGACTTCGCCGAGCCGTACACCAAACTTCCCTCGCACCGCATCCTGGCCATGCTCCGCGGGGAGAAGGAGGATGTCCTCGACCTCACCATGGAGCCGCACCCGGAGGAGGACGAGGGCTATTTCGAGGGCCGCATCGCCGGGCGCAACGGGATCAGCGACCAGGGCCGGCCGGGCGACAAGTGGCTGGTCGACACGGTCCGCTGGGCCTGGCGCACCCGGATCCTCATCCACCTCGGCGCCGACCTGCGGGTCCGGCTGCGCGAGGCGGCCGAGGACGAGGCGGTCCGCGTCTTCGCCGCGAACCTGCGGGACCTGCTGCTCGCCGCCCCGGCCGGCACGCGCGCCACGATGGGCCTCGACCCCGGTTTCCGTACGGGTGTGAAGGTCGCCGTGGTCGACGCGACCGGCAAGGTGGTCGCCACCGACACGATCTACCCGCACGTGCCGCAGAACAAGTGGGACGAGTCGATCCACCGGCTCGCCGCGCTGGCCAGCAAGCACCAGGTCGACCTGATCGCGATCGGCAACGGCACCGCGTCCCGGGAGACCGACAAGCTGGCCACCGAGCTGATCAAGCGGCACCCGGAGGCGAAACTGACCAAGGTGGTGGTCTCCGAGGCCGGCGCGTCGGTCTACTCCGCCTCCGCGTACGCCTCGCAGGAGCTGCCCGGCCTGGACGTGTCGCTGCGCGGCGCGGTCTCCATCGCCCGCCGCCTCCAGGACCCCCTGGCGGAGCTCGTCAAGATCGACCCGAAGTCGATCGGCGTCGGGCAGTACCAGCACGACCTCTCCGAGGTGAAGCTGGCCCGCTCGCTCGACGCGGTGGTCGAGGACTGCGTGAACGGCGTCGGCGTGGACATCAACACCGCCTCGGCGCCGCTGCTCACCCGGGTCTCCGGGATCACCGCCGGGCTGGCCGAGAACATCGTGCTGCACCGCGACCAGCACGGGCCGTTCAAGAACCGCAACGAGATCAAGAAGGTGGCCCGGCTCGGGCCGAAGGCGTTCGAGCAGTGCGCCGGCTTCCTGCGGATCTCGGGCGGCGAGGACCCGCTGGACTTCTCCAGCGTGCACCCCGAGTCGTACCCGCTGGTCCGGACCATCGCGGCCGACGCCGGCGCCGACGTCAAGACGCTGATCGGCAACAGCCCGCTGCTGAAGGCGATCCGCCCGGAGAAGTTCGTGACCGACACGGTCGGCCTGCCGACCATCACCGACATCCTCAAGGAGCTGGAGAAACCCGGTCGCGACCCGCGCCCGGCGTTCACCACGGCCACCTTCGCCGAGGGCGTCGAGAAAATCTCCGACCTGCAGCCGGGCATGATCCTGGAGGGGCAGGTCACCAACGTGGCCGCGTTCGGCGCGTTCGTCGACATCGGCGTGCACCAGGACGGCCTGGTCCACGTGTCGGCGCTCTCCGAGAAGTTCGTCCAGGACCCGCGCGAGGTGGTCAAGTCCGGCGACGTGGTCAAGGTCCGCGTCCTCGAGGTCGACCCGGTCCGCAAGCGGATCTCGCTGACCATGCGGCTCTCCGACGAGCCGAACCGGGGCCGGCAGCCGCGCGAGGACCGCGGCCAGGGCGGTCAGGGCGGCCCGCGCGGCGGCCAGGGCGGTCAGGGTGGGCAGCAGCGCGGCGGTCAGGGCGGCCAGGGCGGGCAGCGCGGCGGTCAGGGTGGTCAGCGCGGCCAGGGTGGCCAGCGGAGCGGCCAGCCGCGGCAGGGCGGTGGCCAGGGCGGCCAGCGCGGCGGCGGCAACAGCTTCGGCAACAGCGCGATGGCCGACGCCCTGCGCCGCGCCGGGCTGACCAAGGACTGA
- a CDS encoding serine/threonine protein kinase has product MLGDYELLGRLGEGGMGTVYLARPRNGTALVAVKVVRLDLADDDEFRRRFRSEVQRARQVPPFCTAEVLDADPEHEQPYLVVEYVDGPTLAEVVEQRGPLTSANLHSVAIGVATALTAIHGAGVIHRDLKPRNVLLAPGSPKVIDFGIARAMTATSGNTRPDQMVGTVAYMAPERFDTDADTPITPAADVFAWGSVVTYAGTGKTPFYADSPAATAARILTQPPRLHELSRPLRGLVAHALEKDPANRPSARELLDLLISGERPAATAAALADQPDLRAAAAEAQAVTGYAIPAKAMAGTATAPTLNIPPGLVGYDENSIVTVPISSPPAETEVTGGTEPPPRPGRRWLLPLTVSVLAAALIAGLVILGLVIRGPAAPRDGAAGADDAAPTSDDPVLGRPMITDALDREAYWKPSEQAGEGRCDFIDGRLTAHRDTDGLYKCRGPADEITGDVTVDVDTRVETPLSCAGIWLRFLKTQGYLVRICERNVYLGVHRGDDVRPRRTFVLTDPIQLDTAVRIRLRITGETLTISRDGTEIGSARLTEPDLQTGKVVLGVFDEREAPPTAPYQVSFGNLRIWDH; this is encoded by the coding sequence ATGCTCGGCGACTACGAGTTGCTCGGGCGGCTCGGCGAGGGCGGCATGGGGACGGTCTATCTGGCCCGCCCCAGGAACGGGACGGCGCTGGTCGCCGTCAAAGTGGTGCGGCTCGATCTCGCCGACGACGACGAGTTCCGCCGCCGGTTCCGCAGCGAGGTGCAGCGGGCCCGGCAGGTGCCGCCGTTCTGCACCGCCGAGGTGCTCGACGCCGACCCGGAGCACGAGCAGCCGTACCTCGTGGTCGAGTACGTCGACGGACCCACCCTGGCCGAGGTGGTCGAGCAGCGCGGCCCGCTGACCTCGGCGAACCTGCACAGTGTCGCGATCGGCGTGGCCACCGCGCTGACCGCGATCCACGGCGCCGGCGTGATCCACCGCGATCTCAAGCCGCGCAACGTGCTGCTCGCCCCGGGCAGCCCCAAGGTGATCGACTTCGGCATCGCCCGGGCGATGACCGCGACCAGCGGCAACACCCGGCCCGACCAGATGGTCGGCACGGTCGCCTACATGGCGCCGGAGCGGTTCGACACCGACGCCGACACCCCGATCACCCCGGCCGCCGACGTGTTCGCCTGGGGCAGCGTGGTGACGTACGCGGGGACCGGCAAGACCCCGTTCTACGCCGACTCCCCGGCGGCCACCGCGGCCCGCATCCTCACTCAGCCGCCCCGCCTGCACGAGCTGTCCCGCCCGCTGCGCGGCCTGGTCGCGCACGCCCTGGAGAAGGACCCGGCCAACCGGCCCAGCGCCCGCGAGCTGCTCGACCTGCTGATCTCCGGCGAGCGCCCGGCGGCCACCGCGGCGGCCCTGGCCGACCAGCCGGACCTGCGCGCCGCCGCCGCCGAGGCGCAGGCGGTCACCGGTTACGCGATCCCGGCGAAAGCGATGGCCGGCACCGCCACGGCGCCCACCCTGAACATCCCGCCGGGCCTGGTCGGATACGACGAGAATTCGATCGTCACGGTCCCGATCTCGTCCCCGCCCGCCGAGACCGAGGTGACCGGCGGCACCGAGCCGCCGCCCCGGCCCGGCCGCCGCTGGCTGCTGCCGCTCACCGTTTCCGTGCTGGCCGCCGCCCTGATCGCGGGCCTGGTGATCCTCGGGTTGGTGATCCGCGGGCCGGCCGCTCCGCGCGACGGCGCGGCCGGGGCGGACGACGCCGCACCGACCTCCGACGATCCGGTGCTCGGCCGCCCGATGATCACCGACGCGCTGGACCGGGAGGCGTACTGGAAACCCAGCGAGCAGGCAGGCGAGGGCCGCTGCGACTTCATCGACGGCAGACTGACGGCGCACCGCGACACCGACGGGCTCTACAAGTGCCGGGGCCCGGCCGACGAGATCACCGGTGACGTGACCGTCGACGTCGACACGCGGGTGGAGACGCCGCTCAGCTGCGCCGGGATCTGGTTGCGATTCCTCAAGACGCAGGGCTACCTGGTGCGGATCTGCGAGCGGAACGTGTACCTCGGGGTGCACCGCGGCGACGACGTCCGGCCGAGACGCACCTTCGTCCTGACGGATCCGATCCAGCTGGACACGGCGGTGCGGATCCGGCTGCGGATCACCGGGGAGACGCTGACGATCAGCCGGGACGGCACGGAGATCGGTTCGGCGCGGCTGACCGAGCCCGATCTTCAGACCGGCAAGGTGGTGCTCGGCGTGTTCGACGAGCGCGAGGCCCCGCCGACCGCCCCATACCAGGTCTCGTTCGGCAACCTCCGGATCTGGGACCACTGA
- a CDS encoding redoxin domain-containing protein, with protein sequence MATRRGLLTLPLALVMAGCAPSDAQPAAAGPAAPVAEALRFSGTTLDGAPYDAAQLAGKPAVLWFWAPWCATCASEAQSVADFHDEYADRLTFLGIAGMGTTKAMHEFVADLGVGKVTHLDDPDLKIWTKFGITQQSLYVFLDAAGGIVKRGYLDDLQLTAELKKLVS encoded by the coding sequence ATGGCGACCCGGCGCGGTCTGTTGACCCTGCCACTGGCCCTGGTGATGGCCGGTTGCGCACCGTCCGATGCGCAACCGGCCGCTGCCGGGCCGGCCGCGCCGGTCGCGGAAGCCCTCAGATTCTCCGGTACGACGCTGGACGGCGCCCCCTATGACGCCGCCCAGCTCGCCGGGAAACCCGCCGTCCTCTGGTTCTGGGCGCCGTGGTGCGCCACGTGTGCCAGCGAGGCCCAGTCGGTCGCCGACTTCCACGACGAGTACGCCGACCGGCTCACCTTCCTGGGCATCGCCGGGATGGGCACCACCAAGGCGATGCACGAGTTCGTCGCGGACCTCGGGGTGGGCAAGGTGACCCACCTCGACGACCCGGACCTCAAGATCTGGACGAAGTTCGGCATCACCCAGCAGAGCCTGTACGTCTTCCTGGACGCGGCCGGCGGCATCGTCAAGCGGGGTTACCTCGACGACCTCCAGCTCACCGCGGAACTGAAGAAGCTGGTCAGCTGA
- a CDS encoding translation initiation factor III, translated as MARTKNKEGAASRVAVDIGSTGSRSVPPSAVILLVVCVVAAIWSVAMMTKPGRIGYVYFFYYSEFYMGVLTLVSLSITIMVGLVSTDRLVLSIRQRVLLQSTHRTTGVIAIASLVFHLWTKTVESHIRVIDIFVPFITPTNTLYIGLGQISGYILALVTWSGLARAKFIGRGKPWMWRAIHSISYLMWPIALMHGLGAGRAASTWVIVSYVICVLLVLIGLAVRLSVSLNRRKDFSSAAGVGAVKPSTGGVVPTSSAPRNRWGSGPQQAPGGDLVQAAPSVNTWVPVAPPVAVAPPAAPVSPAVAPVSPAPAPRQRRADEEFYEEPTRAMTRREFDDDRYEEPVPRARRREDDYYDDGPRPRSRRYEDDEPRGRRSAEDTGTRLRMDDTGTRLRVEDTGTRLRRDEMTDTGTRMRRYADDDDYYDERPRGAGRRRADDEPRYEDVPRYEDVPRQRGPRYEGDDEPRGGGRRRADDGRHSRSEFVDLADDDTLVDTSARRSRRPSSDVVRGGGAPARRGRGRDDDEAYFSQLRGDVN; from the coding sequence ATGGCCCGGACGAAGAACAAAGAAGGCGCCGCGAGTAGGGTCGCGGTCGACATCGGCTCCACCGGTAGCCGTTCCGTGCCCCCGAGCGCGGTCATCCTGCTGGTGGTCTGTGTCGTGGCGGCAATCTGGTCGGTCGCGATGATGACCAAGCCCGGTCGCATCGGGTACGTGTACTTCTTCTACTACTCCGAGTTCTACATGGGTGTGCTCACCCTGGTCTCCCTCTCGATCACCATCATGGTCGGGCTGGTCTCCACCGACCGCCTGGTCCTCTCGATCAGGCAGCGGGTCCTGCTCCAGTCGACCCACCGGACCACCGGCGTGATCGCGATCGCCTCGCTGGTCTTCCACCTCTGGACCAAGACCGTCGAGTCGCACATCCGCGTGATCGACATCTTCGTCCCGTTCATCACGCCGACCAACACGCTGTACATCGGCCTGGGCCAGATCTCCGGGTACATCCTCGCGCTGGTCACCTGGAGCGGTCTGGCGCGGGCCAAGTTCATCGGCCGCGGCAAGCCGTGGATGTGGCGGGCGATCCACTCGATCTCCTACCTGATGTGGCCGATCGCCCTGATGCACGGTCTCGGCGCCGGCCGCGCCGCGAGCACCTGGGTGATCGTCAGCTACGTCATCTGCGTCCTGCTGGTGCTCATCGGCCTGGCCGTCCGCCTGTCGGTCAGCCTGAACCGGCGCAAGGACTTCTCGTCCGCGGCCGGTGTCGGCGCCGTCAAGCCGTCGACCGGCGGTGTGGTGCCCACCTCCAGCGCGCCGCGCAACCGCTGGGGCAGTGGTCCCCAGCAGGCGCCCGGCGGCGACCTGGTGCAGGCCGCGCCGAGCGTCAACACCTGGGTGCCGGTCGCACCCCCGGTCGCGGTCGCGCCGCCCGCCGCCCCGGTCAGCCCGGCCGTGGCCCCGGTCAGCCCCGCGCCGGCCCCGCGTCAGCGCCGCGCCGACGAGGAGTTCTACGAGGAGCCGACCCGGGCGATGACGCGGCGGGAGTTCGACGACGACCGGTACGAGGAGCCGGTCCCGCGCGCCCGCCGTCGCGAGGACGACTACTACGACGACGGGCCGCGCCCGCGCAGCCGCCGGTACGAGGACGACGAGCCTCGTGGCCGCCGGTCGGCCGAGGACACCGGCACGCGCCTGCGCATGGACGACACCGGCACCCGCCTGCGCGTGGAGGACACCGGGACGCGCCTGCGCCGGGACGAGATGACCGACACCGGCACCCGGATGCGCCGGTACGCCGACGACGACGATTACTACGACGAGCGTCCCCGCGGCGCCGGCCGGCGCCGCGCCGACGACGAGCCCCGCTACGAGGACGTGCCCCGCTACGAGGACGTGCCCCGCCAGCGCGGCCCTCGCTACGAGGGGGACGACGAGCCCCGCGGCGGTGGCCGCCGCCGCGCCGACGACGGCCGGCACAGCCGCAGCGAGTTCGTCGACCTGGCCGACGACGACACCCTGGTCGACACGTCCGCCCGCCGGTCCCGCCGCCCGTCCAGCGACGTGGTCCGCGGCGGTGGCGCCCCGGCGCGCCGCGGCCGTGGCCGGGACGACGACGAGGCGTACTTCTCGCAGCTGCGTGGTGACGTGAATTGA